ATGACAAAATAGTGACGCCGATGCATTCGTTGCAAATCGGCGACGAAAAAACCAATACGCCGTACGTATTGGTTTATGAAAAAAAATAAATTATTAAAAAGTGAATAATCTTATTCAGCCGTTTTGTTCTTTTTAACCCACTCATCAAGTAAGCCGTTAATAAACTTATATGCGTCATCTTCAGCGAAGCACTTAGAAAGTTCTATCGCTTCGTTAATGATAATAGCAGAATCTATATCCGTATTTCTCAATTCCCAAATTGCCTGCCGAATAATGAGTCGCGTACAAACGCCCAAACGATCAAAGCGCCAGTTATCAAGAAGTGGCTTTATTTGATCATCAAGCGCAAGGCGATTATCAACAATTGAGCGAACCTGTTCTATGACCGAGCCATCTCTTGCCACAGAAAGATTAAATTCGCGACAAAAATTATCGACAATTGATTCGAGACTTGCTTGATAGTCAAAAGAATCCATTGCGTATAATAAATGAAAAATAAAAATTCTTTCATCGCGCTTTGACAAATTTTCTATAATAATTTCTTTGCTTGCATCCAACTCTCCAGAAGCTTCAAATAAACTGTCTTCTGGCCTATCCATGAATATCTTCCTTATTTTTTTGTTACTCGCTCTATATAACGAGCGTCACGGGTGTCAACTTTGATGATATCATTTTCGTTAACAAATAAAGGAACTTGTAGAACTAAACCTGTTTCTAAAGTTGCCGGCTTTGTGCCACCACCTTGAGCTGTGTCTCCACGAACGCCAGGAAGTGTTTCTTTAACTTTGAGTTCCATATGAACTGGACAGGTAACTGCTATAGGTCGGTCTCTGAAATAAAGAATGTCGTAAACCACTTGTTCTTTAAGATAATCGAGGACGTCCTGCAATTGATCTTTGCTGAGAGCAACTTGTTCATAGCTGTCTTGGTCCATAAACTGATATAGCCCATCCTCATCATACAAATAGATCATGGTGTGGCGTTCTAAATCAGGAGATGGAAACTTTTCTTCAGATCTAAACGTTTCCTCATGTACCAATCCTGATATTAGATTTTTCATTTTTGTTCTCATGAACGCACCGCCTTTACCAGGCTTGACGTGCACATATTCTAAAACAGAATAGGGCTCTTCTTTATAAAGAATTTTAGTCCCTCTTTTAAATTCAGATGCAGAAACCATATTTTTATCCTCAGAAACGCTTAAAATTCATAGTAATACGCATTATATTAAGTATAAAAAGACTCGGTGAAAAAGCAATAAAAACCTGTATATTACTTTTTAATAACAACATCAACAACCAGTGCGCTATGATCACTTACTGGGCGTTCATCTGTTCTGCTTACTCTCATGCTGTGTAAAACATCAAAATAATTCTTATTATTAATAAAAATATAGTCGATAATGCCTGGTCTCGGCTTGCCCCATCCGAATGACCCGCTTACCCCAAATGCGGCGTTGTTAAGATCGGCGAGATGGTCGGTATCAAATATTCTATTTTTTATGATAGTACTATATTTTGAAGCGACACGATCTTCATTAAAATCACCCGTCAGTATAAGTGGATCAGCTCCTCTTGTTTTTGCATCAATAAAATTCAAAATGAGCTGTAATCCTTGTGTTCGTGCTTCTTGGGAGCTATTGTCAAGGTGTGTGTTGAAAACAAAGAGAGGTTGTGGCTGATTTTTAAGAGTAAATTTTCCCCATGTGCAAATTCTATTGAGGGTGGCTCCCCATCCCGGTTTTCCTTTTTTTTGATCTTTATTTAACCAAAAGGTCCCTGAATTGGCGACTTTACATATATTTTTTTTATATAATATGGGTGCATGCTCACCTGGTTCAGAAAAAATAAGCCATTTTTTATCTTTTCTGCCTTCGCCGATCCAATCATATTTTTGATTGAAGGCTTGTATAATGTCTTTAATTTGATTGTTTTTTGCTTCTTGTAGGCTGATAATATCAGGATCAAAATCTCTTATGAGTTCGATCAAGACGTTTTTTCTTTTATTCCATGTATATTCAAGTTTTGGTTCTGCACCATCGCGCCTAATATTAAATGACATGATGCGCAATGCCTGAGGGTCTTTTGCAAGCGATTTTATTCCAATGTATTTTGGAGAGCAGTTCACGATCATTGCAGTGCATGGTATAAAAATTGTAAAAAAAAATTTTATCATATTCATATTATGTATCCTGCATAATGCTTTTATTTTTATTATAAAAAAAAATTAATAATTAATGCAATATTTGAGCAAAACTATAAATTCTTGGATCTTTAAGATAAACTAAAAAAAATTTTTACAAGGTGGGCATATGTCATATTTAATAAAAAATGATCCAGAAATAGCAGCTATCGTTTCTCATGAATTATTGCGTGAAGAGCACGAGTTAAATTTAATAGCTTCAGAAAATTATACGAGTAAGGCAATATTAGAAGCTACTGGTTCAATTCTTACTAATAAATATGCCGAGGGTTATTCTGGCAAGCGTTATTATGGTGGATGCCAGGTAGTTGATCAGGCGGAATTGCTTGCCATAGAACGATGCAAAACGCTTTTTAATGCTCAACATGTTAATGTGCAGCCGCATGCTGGATCTCAGGCAAATATGGCTGCTTATACTGCCCTTGTAAAACCGGGAGAGCTTATTATGGGAATGAGTCTGGCGACTGGCGGTCATTTAACTCATGGACATGCGGTTAATTTTTCTGGGTCTGTTTATCGCGCTATTCAATATGGTGTTGATTTAGAAACAGGTCTTTTGAATTATCAAGCTATCTATGAACTGGCCGATCAACACAAGCCAAAATTAATTATAGCCGGAGCGTCTGCTTATTCTAGGATTATTGATTTTGAAAAATTTGCCCAGATTGCTCAACAAGTTGGCGCATTATTATTAGTTGATATGGCACATATTTCTGGCCTCGTAGCGGCTGGCGTTCATCCATCTCCGGTGCCGTATGCTGATTGCGTGACAAGTACTACTCATAAGACGTTGCGTGGTCCACGTGGTGGATTTATTCTTTGTAAAAATAATTTTAAAGAAGCTATCGATAAAGCAATTATGCCTGGTACGCAGGGTGGGCCTCTTATGCACGTTATTGCAGCAAAGGCGGTATGTTTTAAAGAAGCTTTAACTCCGGCATTTATTACGTATCAACAACAGGTGATAAAAAACTGTGCATTATTGGCGCGTGAATTTATCAATCGTGGTTATGTCATAGTGACTGGTGGAACAGATAATCATCTTTTTATTATAGATTTGCGCAATAAAAATATTACTGGACGTGCTGCAGAAGTTGCTTTAGAAAAAGCTGGAATCAGTGTGAGTCGTAGTTGTATTCCGGGAGACCCTGAAAAGCCATGGATAACGAGTGGGATCAGAATCGGTTCTGCTGCTATTACAACTCGTGGCATGCGTGAACAAGAATGTATTGCCA
The window above is part of the Candidatus Babeliaceae bacterium genome. Proteins encoded here:
- the glyA gene encoding serine hydroxymethyltransferase, translated to MSYLIKNDPEIAAIVSHELLREEHELNLIASENYTSKAILEATGSILTNKYAEGYSGKRYYGGCQVVDQAELLAIERCKTLFNAQHVNVQPHAGSQANMAAYTALVKPGELIMGMSLATGGHLTHGHAVNFSGSVYRAIQYGVDLETGLLNYQAIYELADQHKPKLIIAGASAYSRIIDFEKFAQIAQQVGALLLVDMAHISGLVAAGVHPSPVPYADCVTSTTHKTLRGPRGGFILCKNNFKEAIDKAIMPGTQGGPLMHVIAAKAVCFKEALTPAFITYQQQVIKNCALLAREFINRGYVIVTGGTDNHLFIIDLRNKNITGRAAEVALEKAGISVSRSCIPGDPEKPWITSGIRIGSAAITTRGMREQECIAMVDLIDDVIKHHTDEIYLAKIKQSVLRLCDAFPIYAE
- the efp gene encoding elongation factor P, yielding MVSASEFKRGTKILYKEEPYSVLEYVHVKPGKGGAFMRTKMKNLISGLVHEETFRSEEKFPSPDLERHTMIYLYDEDGLYQFMDQDSYEQVALSKDQLQDVLDYLKEQVVYDILYFRDRPIAVTCPVHMELKVKETLPGVRGDTAQGGGTKPATLETGLVLQVPLFVNENDIIKVDTRDARYIERVTKK
- a CDS encoding endonuclease/exonuclease/phosphatase family protein, which translates into the protein MNMIKFFFTIFIPCTAMIVNCSPKYIGIKSLAKDPQALRIMSFNIRRDGAEPKLEYTWNKRKNVLIELIRDFDPDIISLQEAKNNQIKDIIQAFNQKYDWIGEGRKDKKWLIFSEPGEHAPILYKKNICKVANSGTFWLNKDQKKGKPGWGATLNRICTWGKFTLKNQPQPLFVFNTHLDNSSQEARTQGLQLILNFIDAKTRGADPLILTGDFNEDRVASKYSTIIKNRIFDTDHLADLNNAAFGVSGSFGWGKPRPGIIDYIFINNKNYFDVLHSMRVSRTDERPVSDHSALVVDVVIKK
- the nusB gene encoding transcription antitermination factor NusB produces the protein MDRPEDSLFEASGELDASKEIIIENLSKRDERIFIFHLLYAMDSFDYQASLESIVDNFCREFNLSVARDGSVIEQVRSIVDNRLALDDQIKPLLDNWRFDRLGVCTRLIIRQAIWELRNTDIDSAIIINEAIELSKCFAEDDAYKFINGLLDEWVKKNKTAE